The stretch of DNA TGCAGGTTTCGGCAGTCCCCGGGCCTTCAGTGTCGATACCTACGAGAACCAGGTGCGGATGATCAAGGTGCACGTCGAGGCTGTGGTCCGACTGTGCCATGCCGTGCTTCCCGGAATGCGCGAAGAGGGAGAGGGGACCATTATTAATGTATCGTCCCTGGCAAGCTTTTTTCCGGCCCCCCTGGACGCCCTTTACAGCGGTACCAAAGCCTTTCTGACCCGCTTTTCCGAGGCCCTGCAGCTTGAACAGTCCGGTACCGGTATCCGTGTGCAGGCCCTCTGTCCCGGATTTATCCGTACGGAATTTCATGAGCGTCTTGGTCTTGGCAAGGAGTTCAACCGAAAAAGTTCCGGAATCTTCCGCTGGATGGAACCGCAGCAGCTGGTCCGTGCCTCCCTCAAGGCCCTGAATCGCAGGAGACCCCCTGTTATTGTCGTGCCGGGCCTCTTTTACCGCTTCCTCTACCTGATTCACAGACTCGTTCCCCGCAGTATTATCTACCGCAGCATGGACGGCCGCATGATGAACCGGGTTGACGGAGGGGAATAGGACCGCTGTTTCCTGCCCTCCGTAACAAATGTTACTTACTGTATCAGGATTGCGCCGTACACTTGTACCTGTAGCCGGGGGCTGTGCAAGACCGATGGCGACCGTACAAGAGTGAAGGGCCGGCTTTGCCGGTCCTGAACGAGGCAGAGCGGAGCTTGAGGACGATTTCGTCCGATGGCGACCGTACAGTACAAGAGTGAAGGGACGGCTTTGCCGGTCCCG from Marispirochaeta aestuarii encodes:
- a CDS encoding SDR family NAD(P)-dependent oxidoreductase, with protein sequence EKPIDRRLFMHIYVRSPWHQAIFRFSLLPLKRILTVMEKHIAVVTGASSGIGRAFAEEYARRGYDLILTGRRTGVLDSFSAELRERWNTSVETAIFDLSDPEELELFAGNIAARRISVLVNNAGFGSPRAFSVDTYENQVRMIKVHVEAVVRLCHAVLPGMREEGEGTIINVSSLASFFPAPLDALYSGTKAFLTRFSEALQLEQSGTGIRVQALCPGFIRTEFHERLGLGKEFNRKSSGIFRWMEPQQLVRASLKALNRRRPPVIVVPGLFYRFLYLIHRLVPRSIIYRSMDGRMMNRVDGGE